A region from the uncultured Holophaga sp. genome encodes:
- the rpe gene encoding ribulose-phosphate 3-epimerase produces the protein MSLLRPARPLLAPSILSADFARLAEALSILEQGEPCVVHVDVMDGHFVPNLTIGMPVAAALRKETKLVMDCHLMIENPGRYAPEFIAAGADWVSVHLEADPHIHRTLAAIRTEGAKAGVVLNPATPVELLTDLVGDFDFALLMSVNPGFGGQSFIPRTFDKVARLDALRSERNTPFLIQVDGGVGLGNARELVEAGADVLVAGNAVFKAPDPVKAIADLQAKMLEGRSI, from the coding sequence ATGAGCCTTCTGCGGCCTGCCCGCCCCCTCCTAGCCCCCTCCATCCTCTCCGCCGACTTCGCCCGTCTGGCCGAGGCCCTGAGCATTCTGGAGCAGGGGGAGCCCTGCGTGGTCCACGTGGATGTCATGGACGGCCACTTCGTCCCCAACCTGACCATCGGGATGCCCGTGGCCGCTGCACTCCGCAAGGAAACGAAGCTGGTCATGGACTGTCACCTGATGATCGAGAACCCCGGGCGCTACGCCCCGGAGTTCATCGCCGCAGGTGCCGACTGGGTCTCCGTCCACCTGGAAGCCGATCCCCACATCCATCGGACCCTGGCCGCCATCCGGACCGAAGGCGCCAAGGCAGGGGTGGTGCTGAATCCCGCCACCCCGGTGGAGCTGCTCACGGACCTCGTGGGTGACTTCGACTTCGCTCTGCTCATGAGCGTGAACCCCGGCTTCGGCGGCCAGAGCTTCATTCCCCGGACCTTCGACAAGGTGGCCCGGCTCGATGCCCTGCGCAGCGAGCGCAACACCCCCTTCCTCATCCAGGTGGACGGCGGCGTGGGCCTGGGCAACGCCCGGGAGCTGGTGGAGGCCGGCGCTGATGTCCTGGTGGCTGGCAACGCCGTCTTCAAGGCCCCGGACCCGGTGAAGGCCATCGCGGACCTGCAGGCGAAGATGCTGGAGGGTCGGTCCATCTGA
- a CDS encoding transcriptional regulator: MKEAIGCILGLDRLVHEPARLAILTVLASAEQVEFRFLESVTGLTKGNLNSHATKLEEAGYLEVEKGFRGKTPFTSFRLTPKGRAAFRAYWEQVQALNPGEEA, from the coding sequence GTGAAGGAGGCCATCGGATGCATCCTGGGCCTGGACCGCCTGGTCCACGAGCCCGCCCGTCTGGCCATCCTGACCGTGCTTGCCTCCGCTGAGCAGGTGGAATTCCGCTTCCTGGAATCCGTCACGGGATTGACCAAGGGCAATCTCAATAGCCACGCTACCAAGCTGGAGGAGGCGGGCTACTTGGAGGTGGAGAAGGGGTTCCGGGGCAAGACCCCCTTCACCTCCTTCCGCCTCACCCCAAAGGGGCGGGCAGCCTTCAGGGCTTATTGGGAGCAGGTGCAGGCTCTGAATCCGGGAGAAGAGGCATGA
- a CDS encoding ABC transporter ATP-binding protein, whose product MISTRQLGRHFRGTWALHPLDLEIEAGTFLGILGRNGAGKTTLVRLLTGQLNPSQGTARVAGLDLAQRPVELRRRIGVMPEPRALLDNLTGTDYLGFVGRLHGLHHGLIEDRTRELSHLLDMDFGVSCIADFSFGMKKKTALAASLLHGPELLFLDEPFEGLDPVSADALEGLLADFHARGTTILMASHLLDRAERLCNRLLILDQGRLLAEGGTLDLLSGERDLEELFLGLVGRGDKRTLTWM is encoded by the coding sequence ATGATCTCCACCCGGCAGCTCGGAAGGCACTTTAGGGGGACCTGGGCCCTCCACCCCCTGGACCTGGAGATTGAGGCTGGCACCTTCCTTGGGATCCTTGGCCGGAATGGGGCGGGAAAGACCACCCTGGTGCGGCTCCTGACGGGTCAGTTGAACCCCAGCCAGGGCACGGCACGGGTCGCGGGACTGGACCTTGCTCAGCGCCCGGTGGAGCTGCGCAGGCGCATCGGCGTCATGCCCGAACCCCGGGCCCTGCTGGACAACCTCACAGGCACGGACTACCTCGGATTTGTAGGCAGACTGCACGGCCTCCACCACGGTCTGATTGAGGACCGGACCCGGGAGCTGTCCCACCTGCTGGATATGGATTTCGGAGTTTCCTGCATCGCGGACTTCAGCTTCGGGATGAAGAAGAAGACGGCCCTGGCCGCCTCACTGCTCCATGGCCCCGAGCTGCTCTTCCTCGATGAGCCCTTTGAAGGTCTGGATCCGGTCAGCGCCGATGCCCTCGAGGGCCTCCTGGCGGATTTTCATGCCCGGGGCACCACCATCCTCATGGCCAGTCACCTGCTGGACCGGGCCGAGCGGCTCTGCAACCGCCTGCTGATCCTCGACCAGGGACGCCTGCTTGCCGAGGGAGGGACCCTGGACCTTCTGTCCGGCGAAAGGGACCTGGAAGAGCTCTTCCTGGGCCTGGTCGGGCGAGGCGACAAGCGGACCCTGACATGGATGTAG